The Desmonostoc muscorum LEGE 12446 genome includes a region encoding these proteins:
- a CDS encoding DNA-binding protein — MIIEGKNQRIQINLDLSPELYEAISNLAQHIHGDNAEVLLKAIALLEVAVEAKQKGKHIWIVDENQNLETEVIGI, encoded by the coding sequence ATGATTATAGAAGGAAAAAATCAACGCATTCAAATAAATTTAGATTTATCGCCAGAACTTTATGAGGCAATAAGCAATCTGGCGCAACATATTCATGGAGATAATGCTGAGGTGCTGTTAAAGGCGATCGCACTTCTAGAAGTTGCAGTAGAAGCCAAGCAAAAAGGCAAGCATATCTGGATTGTAGATGAAAACCAAAACCTAGAAACTGAAGTTATTGGTATCTAA
- a CDS encoding SDR family NAD(P)-dependent oxidoreductase, with amino-acid sequence MEIQGKVALITGASRGIGKAIALELAKQGIKRLILVARDRHKLVEVANKIEAMGVETAIVALDLTQVIDVNVTIAQVWRNYGPIHLLVNCAGVAYQSSFLQSKLPQVQEELSVNLLGMYNLTSLIARRMASQRQGTIVNVSSLMGKIAAPTMATYSATKFAILGFTQALRRELAQHNIRVIALLPSLTDTDMVRDLKLFRWVIPMTPQQVAQALVAGMQNDSAEILVGWQSHLAVWCQRLAPWLLELILQIATPPAPRRRQPEQKLSFLTKIQRFGDLLWFRKNQCQPKSL; translated from the coding sequence ATGGAGATTCAAGGTAAAGTAGCCCTAATTACAGGGGCTTCTCGTGGTATTGGTAAGGCGATCGCTCTGGAACTAGCCAAACAAGGCATCAAGCGGCTGATATTGGTAGCACGCGATCGCCACAAGTTAGTTGAGGTGGCGAACAAAATTGAGGCGATGGGTGTGGAGACTGCGATCGTTGCCTTAGATTTGACTCAGGTAATTGATGTGAATGTCACCATTGCTCAAGTTTGGCGCAACTATGGCCCGATTCATCTGCTGGTTAATTGTGCAGGAGTCGCATATCAAAGCTCGTTTTTGCAATCTAAACTCCCCCAAGTTCAAGAAGAGCTTTCTGTAAACCTATTGGGAATGTACAACCTCACGAGTCTGATAGCTCGACGTATGGCCAGCCAAAGACAAGGGACAATCGTCAATGTATCGAGTCTGATGGGGAAAATTGCAGCACCGACGATGGCGACTTACTCGGCTACCAAATTTGCCATCTTAGGATTTACCCAAGCGTTGCGTCGGGAACTCGCCCAACACAATATCCGAGTGATTGCATTACTGCCTTCCCTCACAGACACAGACATGGTGCGGGACTTAAAATTATTTCGCTGGGTGATCCCCATGACTCCCCAGCAAGTGGCTCAAGCACTCGTCGCTGGAATGCAAAATGATTCAGCAGAAATTTTAGTCGGATGGCAAAGTCATCTAGCTGTGTGGTGCCAACGCCTCGCCCCTTGGTTGCTAGAACTGATTTTACAAATAGCGACTCCGCCAGCGCCAAGAAGACGACAGCCTGAACAAAAACTGAGCTTTTTAACCAAAATCCAGCGTTTTGGCGATTTGCTCTGGTTTAGAAAAAATCAATGTCAACCCAAGTCGCTGTAA
- a CDS encoding protein-tyrosine phosphatase family protein, translating to MTRGTYKFAAAWEGELIVFGACRPGHSNQQVSDWVEFMKQQNIKRVCCLLTEKQLAPYSNLLGIYQQEFGSQQVCWAPIRDFHFSSLETLTQKILPFLVAADKQSEKVVVHCSGGIGRTGHVLAAWLVSIREFSNQDAIAGVKKTGRNPYEAAIASVFRGKNPFQVVKELDVLLNSCRLAMRDR from the coding sequence ATGACTAGAGGTACATACAAATTTGCTGCTGCTTGGGAGGGTGAGCTGATTGTATTTGGCGCTTGTAGGCCAGGCCACTCGAATCAACAGGTATCTGATTGGGTTGAGTTCATGAAACAGCAAAATATCAAACGAGTTTGCTGTCTTCTGACGGAAAAGCAACTAGCTCCTTACTCTAATCTTTTAGGCATATATCAACAAGAATTTGGTAGTCAACAAGTTTGCTGGGCACCGATTAGAGATTTTCATTTCTCTAGTTTAGAAACACTCACACAGAAAATACTTCCTTTTTTAGTAGCAGCAGACAAACAAAGTGAAAAAGTAGTTGTACACTGTTCTGGTGGTATTGGTCGCACTGGTCATGTGTTAGCTGCATGGTTAGTTAGTATTCGTGAATTCTCTAATCAAGATGCGATCGCTGGCGTTAAAAAGACAGGCAGAAATCCTTATGAAGCTGCGATCGCATCTGTGTTCAGAGGAAAAAATCCCTTTCAAGTTGTAAAGGAACTTGATGTACTTTTAAATAGTTGCCGTCTAGCAATGCGCGATCGGTAG
- a CDS encoding RNA-guided endonuclease InsQ/TnpB family protein → MYLTQKNQIRELNKSEFVALRELCRLSKNLYNVGLYTVRQYFFQERKHLRYESAYHLCKTNENYKFLNTDIAQQTLKVVDRTFKSFYGLISAVKNGSYQQKVKLPNYLPKDGYFLLIIPCGWMTRKDKPKTPRLAIKNGRFRVPMSNEFKKQHGEIWVNFPKRINYESLKEIRIHPKYNARYFEVEFISEVDPEPIEVKSGSAISIDLGVDNLAACVDTNGASFLVDGKPIKSINQWFNKRNAKLQSIKDKQDIKGITNQQVKLTAKRNNQVRDYLNKTARFIVNHCIQNSIANLIVGYNPGIKQEINIGGRNNQNFVQIPFHSLRSKLKAMCERYGLNYQEQEESYTSSASAIDGDEIPVYNADNPAYYQFSGKRIKRGLYRTKDGHLVNSDLNGSLNIGIKSKHNGFVGVSRGSLIAPRRINLLKLEKWRATALASLGTTS, encoded by the coding sequence ATGTATCTGACGCAAAAGAACCAAATCAGAGAACTGAATAAATCTGAATTTGTTGCTCTGCGCGAGTTGTGCCGACTGAGTAAGAACCTCTATAACGTAGGTTTGTACACGGTGCGGCAATACTTTTTTCAGGAGCGTAAACACTTGCGCTATGAATCTGCTTACCATCTGTGCAAAACCAATGAGAATTACAAGTTCCTCAATACAGACATTGCACAGCAAACACTGAAAGTAGTAGACAGAACATTTAAAAGCTTCTACGGATTGATTAGTGCAGTTAAAAACGGAAGTTATCAACAGAAAGTGAAACTTCCTAACTACCTGCCAAAAGATGGATATTTCTTGCTGATAATACCTTGTGGTTGGATGACTCGGAAAGATAAACCAAAAACTCCTAGACTTGCCATTAAGAATGGTAGATTTAGAGTTCCAATGTCTAACGAGTTCAAAAAACAACATGGGGAGATTTGGGTTAATTTCCCCAAACGAATTAATTATGAATCTCTTAAAGAGATTCGCATTCACCCAAAATACAATGCTAGATATTTTGAGGTTGAATTTATCAGCGAAGTTGATCCTGAACCGATAGAGGTTAAAAGTGGTAGTGCTATTAGTATTGATTTGGGAGTAGATAATCTCGCAGCTTGTGTTGATACCAATGGGGCATCCTTCCTTGTGGATGGTAAACCAATTAAATCTATTAACCAGTGGTTCAACAAGCGTAACGCCAAACTGCAATCTATTAAAGATAAGCAGGATATCAAAGGCATCACTAATCAACAGGTGAAGCTCACGGCAAAACGCAATAATCAAGTCAGAGATTACCTGAACAAGACAGCACGATTTATCGTGAACCACTGCATCCAGAATAGTATTGCTAACTTGATTGTGGGGTACAATCCCGGCATCAAACAAGAAATCAATATTGGTGGACGCAATAATCAAAACTTTGTCCAGATACCTTTTCACAGTTTGCGTTCTAAGTTGAAGGCAATGTGTGAAAGATACGGGTTGAACTATCAGGAACAAGAAGAATCTTACACCAGTAGCGCAAGTGCGATTGATGGTGATGAGATACCTGTTTACAACGCCGACAATCCCGCATATTACCAGTTTTCTGGTAAACGAATTAAACGTGGATTGTACAGAACAAAAGATGGACATTTAGTTAATAGTGATTTAAATGGTTCACTGAATATCGGAATCAAAAGTAAGCACAATGGCTTTGTCGGAGTGTCTAGAGGGTCTTTGATCGCCCCAAGAAGGATTAATCTTCTTAAATTGGAGAAGTGGAGAGCGACGGCTTTAGCCTCCCTCGGAACAACTTCTTAG
- a CDS encoding glycosyl hydrolase family 57, with amino-acid sequence MQTLPTNLSFLPEIIDGLPNISGWETEITSVVNHDAPVFLPTTNIKLDEINAVFAIALHMHQPTIPAGSGGTFISHLQYMFEHSNEGDNHNAAPFAYCYSRMGDFIPELVNQGCNPRVMLDYSGNLLWGLRQMGRDDILDNLKRITCDRTYQPYVEWLGTMWSHAVIPSTPIADIKLHIIAWQHNFAAIFGWEALARVKGFSPPEMHLPNHPDALFEFVKALKECGYRWLLVQEHSVETISGESLTHKHLPHRLVARNSQGETISITALIKTQGSDTKLVAQMQPYYEAKTLSKQQLGSVFVPPIVSQIGDGENGGVMMNEFPSAFKQAWWDMVNHGGGKSGVVGICGTEYLELIEAAGCKPEDYPTCQPVGQHQIWQRISPENSQPEAVENAIQELKQINPNFHMDGASWTNHISWVKGYENVLSPMYQLSSLFHQKFDSLQQIDSVEPVTKQSQYRNILLHNLLLQTSCFRYWGQGAWTDYAGEIYQRGKSLL; translated from the coding sequence ATGCAGACACTACCTACCAATCTCTCTTTTTTGCCCGAAATCATTGATGGCTTACCGAACATTTCTGGTTGGGAAACAGAAATTACCTCTGTAGTTAACCATGATGCACCTGTATTTTTACCAACAACGAATATTAAGTTAGATGAGATAAATGCTGTATTTGCGATCGCCTTACATATGCACCAGCCCACGATCCCTGCTGGATCTGGTGGTACATTCATCAGCCATCTGCAATACATGTTTGAACATTCCAACGAAGGAGATAACCATAATGCAGCGCCTTTTGCTTATTGTTACAGCCGCATGGGAGATTTCATTCCCGAACTTGTAAATCAAGGTTGTAATCCCCGCGTGATGTTGGATTACTCAGGTAATCTGTTGTGGGGACTGCGGCAAATGGGGCGCGATGATATTCTTGATAACTTGAAACGTATTACTTGCGATCGTACCTATCAACCTTATGTAGAATGGCTGGGTACAATGTGGAGTCATGCTGTTATTCCTTCCACTCCCATAGCAGACATTAAATTACATATAATTGCATGGCAACATAACTTTGCCGCAATTTTTGGTTGGGAAGCATTAGCACGAGTCAAAGGATTTTCACCTCCAGAAATGCATCTACCAAATCACCCTGATGCTCTCTTTGAATTCGTCAAAGCGCTCAAAGAATGTGGATATCGCTGGCTACTCGTTCAAGAACATTCTGTGGAAACAATTAGCGGTGAATCTCTCACCCACAAACATTTGCCACATCGTCTGGTTGCCCGCAATTCTCAAGGCGAAACAATTAGTATTACAGCTTTAATTAAAACTCAAGGTTCCGATACTAAATTAGTTGCTCAAATGCAGCCTTATTATGAAGCAAAAACCTTATCTAAACAACAACTAGGAAGCGTATTTGTGCCGCCAATAGTTAGTCAAATTGGAGATGGTGAAAATGGCGGCGTTATGATGAATGAATTTCCTAGCGCTTTTAAACAAGCTTGGTGGGATATGGTAAATCATGGTGGCGGAAAATCAGGTGTTGTTGGGATATGCGGCACAGAATATTTAGAATTAATAGAAGCTGCTGGATGCAAACCTGAAGATTACCCAACTTGCCAGCCAGTAGGACAACATCAGATTTGGCAGCGAATTTCACCAGAAAATTCCCAACCTGAAGCTGTGGAGAATGCCATTCAAGAATTAAAACAAATCAACCCTAATTTTCATATGGATGGAGCCTCATGGACAAATCATATTAGCTGGGTAAAAGGCTATGAAAATGTCTTGTCTCCCATGTATCAATTAAGCAGTTTATTTCATCAAAAATTTGATTCATTACAGCAAATTGATTCAGTAGAACCTGTTACCAAACAATCTCAATACCGCAATATTCTTCTACATAACCTTTTACTGCAAACTAGTTGTTTTCGTTATTGGGGACAAGGTGCTTGGACTGATTATGCAGGGGAAATTTATCAACGAGGTAAAAGCTTGTTGTAA
- a CDS encoding Uma2 family endonuclease, with translation MTSQILDKFTTLEEQRFLLPGYYTWEEFEKLEALTADAPGLRITYLDGCIEFMTLGEQHKLIKSILAIFLETYFFEIGINFIPVGSATRRGKEQGTSFEPDESYYLGEKKENPDLAIEINITSGSIDKLEKYKRFKITEVWFWENNQLSLYHLSHDNYEQIAQSKLLPELDINLLVHCVLMPSINEARKEFIKGIRQ, from the coding sequence ATGACTTCACAAATTTTAGATAAATTTACCACCCTAGAAGAACAGCGGTTTCTGTTACCGGGCTATTACACTTGGGAAGAATTTGAGAAACTTGAAGCTTTAACGGCAGATGCGCCAGGTTTGCGGATAACTTATCTTGATGGGTGTATAGAATTTATGACTCTTGGTGAACAACACAAGCTTATCAAAAGTATTCTGGCTATATTCCTAGAAACATACTTTTTTGAAATAGGCATAAATTTTATCCCTGTAGGTAGCGCTACCCGTCGAGGAAAAGAACAAGGTACTTCTTTTGAGCCTGATGAATCTTATTATCTAGGAGAAAAGAAAGAAAATCCTGATTTAGCAATTGAAATAAATATTACTAGTGGCAGTATAGATAAATTAGAAAAGTACAAGCGCTTTAAAATTACTGAAGTTTGGTTTTGGGAAAATAATCAGTTATCTTTATATCACCTCAGTCATGATAACTATGAACAAATTGCCCAAAGTAAATTATTACCAGAGTTAGATATAAATTTGTTAGTACATTGTGTTTTAATGCCTTCGATAAATGAAGCTAGAAAAGAATTTATCAAAGGCATTCGACAGTAA